AACTCGGCGAGCGGTGGATAGGCCAGCATCGCCCGGTTGATGTCCGCGTTCTCGAAGCCGCCGAGCGCGCTGGTCACATTGAATTCGAGAAGCCTGAACCCCGTACCGTCGTGGTAGAGGTCGGCGCGCCCCAGCGGGAGGAGCGACCCGGTCCGGGCGCTCCGCGTGATCAGCGCCGCTTGCGGAGGATTCAGGCCGACCGCCGAGGCCAGCGCGGTGATGCTGCCGCCGAACCGCCGCTCCGGCAGCGAGCGCAGCAGCCCGTAGACGGTGTGGAGGTCTCCCACGAGGGTGCGCAGCTCGCTCTCGCCGAGGAAGGCGGGGCCGTTCAGGAACCGGTCCTGGTACGCCAGCCTCAGCGTGGCGGACTCCAGGGCGGCGGCGGTGGGGCGGCCCGGCGACGCGTTCCGCGCGAGCTGCTCCCCGTACGCGTGGCCCAACCGCGACCTGGGCGACGTGGGCGGACTCGTGGTCGTCATGGGGCGTCCCTTTCCCGGAGCGGGCCGTGCGGTCGGTACGGTGCCGCGGCCGACGCGGTGCGGCGTGTGCGTGCGGTGTCCGCTCAGTCCGTCTGCGTTTCCGCTTCCGTCTGCGTCTGCGTCTGCGTCTGCGCCGTGCCCGGAGCCGGCTCCGCGCGGGTGATCCACCGTCGGCGGGCGCCGACGAGGAGCCCCATCGCGACCACCGCCATGACGACCGCGCCGGCGCCGAACACGGCACGGGTGCCGACCGCGGCGGCGACGACGCCGCCGGCCGCCGCACCGACGGGCAGTCCGCCCCAGGCCACGAGCCGGTACACGCTGTTCGCCCGCCCGAGCAGGTGCTGCGGCACCAGGGTCTGCCGCAGGACGACCACGACGACGTTCCACGTCACCGTCCCGCACGCGAAGATCGCCAGGGCGACCCCGGCCGCGTACACCGAGGGCACGGCGGCGAGCACCGTCTCGCTCGTGGTGATCAGGACGGCGGTGGCGACCAGCGCTCCCTCCCGGCCGAGACGTTCCGTCAGCGCGGGTGCGAAGCGGGAGGCGAGGACGGCTCCCACCGCCTGGCAGGCGAGCAGGACGCCGTAGCCGAACGGACCCAGGCCGAGTTCCTTCCCGCTGTGCACCACGAGGACCGCGAGCATCGCGCTGCCGGCGAGGTTGATCAGACAGGACACCAGGGCGAGGCTGCGCAGCAGGTGATGCGAGAACAGCCATCTGGCGCCGGCCAGCATCTCCGACAGCACACCGGAGCCGTCCGGTCCACGCTTGACGGGCCGGGTGCGGCGGATGCGGCTGATCAGGACGGCGGAACACAGGAAGGTGGCCGCGTCCACACCGAAGGGCAGGGCCGTCGCCACACCGAACATCAGCGCGCCGACGAGCGGGCCGATGAAGCCGGTGCCGGCCTCCTGCGCGGCCATGATGCGGGCGTTGGCGGTGGAGAGGCCGGCCTGCGGGGTGATGAACGGAACGAGTACCTGCGCCGCGTTGCGGCAGAGGACCTCGCCGACGCCGAGCAGGAACATGCAGACGTAGAGCAGCGGCAATCCGCCCCAGCCACCGAGGATTCCGGCGGTGAGCACGGCCAGCAGGACGGCCCGGCCGACGTCGACGCGCACCATCATCGCCCGGATGTCGACGCGGTCCACCAGCAGCCCCGCCGGGATGCCGAACAGCAGGAACGGCGCGGTGAAGGCGACCGAGGCCGCGCCGATCAGACGGGGGTCGTCGGTCAGGCGGGTGGCGAGCAGGGGTGCGGCGGCGATCGTGGCCCCGTCGCCGAGCGAGGAGACCGCGGCGGACCACCACAGCCGGGAGAAGTCACGTCCCAGCACGGGCCGTTGCGCGTCGGCCCTGTCGGTCGTCGACGAGGTCATGAAAGCGCGCGGCAGTGTGACCGGCGGTACATTGCCTCCCCCTTCGATGTGGCTGCCCCGCCGTCGACGCCCCACCGGCCCGTCGGTCGCCGGGACCCGCACAGCGGGCGCACGGGGATCCCGAGCCTAGTCGGCGCCCACGGCGGCGTCGAGAGGAAGATCGGGTCCGGCGGGAAAGGCGCGCGACCGCGGCTCCCGTGCCCGGGGCGAAGCCGCCGAGCACCTCCCGGGAAGATCAACCCGCTGACGAATGAGGGGGGTTGTGTCCTGCGGTCTTCTGATATGTTCACCGCCGCTGGGCGGGTGAATCGGCGGCCGGCGACGTGCGTGCAGGGGAGGACATGCCGTCAACGGGGCTTCAACACACAGCGTCAGGCCTCCGGTTCGTGCTCAGGGCCGCTTGTTTCGGCGCGATCACCTGCGGCTGGTGATTCCTCGTCCTCCAAGCACCCGACCGCGTTTCGCCTCACCGAACACCTCTCGCCTCTCGGCGGCCGACCGGCACCGACGTCCGCACGGGAGGCACCGTGCCCGACCGCTTCGGCGCGGGGTCCGCAACGGACGGGCACCCCGGTGAGGCACCTGGCCGTACGCGGACCGTGGCTGCCACGGAGCAGCCGCGCGCAGATGGAAAGGTGGGAACAACGTTCATGAGAACCTACGAACCCGGTGCGTCGAGACGGACGACCGGCGCCCGCTGCCGCCTCTCACGTCATCCGCTGATCCACACCCTCCTCCTCGGAGGCCGGCGTTGAGTCTCGTGGCGGGCCGGAGGAACGCCCGTCCGGGCGTCGTCGGGACGGTGACGGTCGCCGTCATCGGCACGGGCGCGATCGGGCGGGATCTGGTCGGCAAGATCGACCGGTCGCCCACCCTGGACTGCCGACTGGTGGCCGGGCGCAATCCGGACTCGGCGGGCCTGCGGTACGCCGCAAGCCTCGGCTGCGCCACCACCGCCGCCGGCATCGAGGCCGTACTGGCGGCGGCGAGCCCGTTCGACGTCGTCTTCGACGCCACCAGCGCCGCGTCCCACCGGGACCACTGGCCGCTGCTGGAGCCGCTCGGAACGCTGGTGATCGACCTGACCCCCAGCAAGGTGGGGCAGATGGTGGCGCCCACCGTGACCGGGGTCGCGGCCGAGTCCGCGCGCAACGTCAATCTGATCAGCTGCGGCGGCCAAGCGGCCGTTCCGGTCGCGCACGCGCTCGCGGCCCGTTTCCCGGTGACGTACCTGGAGGTCGTGTCGACCGTGGCGAGTGACGTGGCCGGCCGTGCGACCAGGCTGAACCTCGACGAGTACGTGACGGCCACCGGCCACGCCGTGACGACGTTCTCCGGTGTGAGCGACGTCAAGGTGATCCTCAACATCAGCCCCGCGGTACCGCCGGCCACCTTCCGGACCGTCATCCACGCCCGGGTGCCCGACGCCGATCCGACGGCGGTGCGCGCGGTGGTCGACCGGGCGGCCGAACAGGTGCGGTCCTTCGCTCCCGGGTACGAGGTCGTCGCCTGCACCGCGGCCGGGGACCTGGTGACGATCGTCCTCAAGGTCACGGCCCACAGCGACGTCCTGCCCCCGTACGCGGGCAACCTCGACATCATCAACGCCGCCGCCGTCCTGGTCGCCGAGCAGTACGCGGCCCGCCCGGACCGGGTGTCCCGGACGGGGGTGACGTCGTGAAGCGGGTGGTGATCCACGACCCGACGCTGCGCGACGGCCAGCACGCCGTCCGCCACCAGCTCGGCCTGACCGCCCTGCGCCGTTACGCGGAAGCGGCGGACGCGGCGCGGATCCCGGTGGTGGAGGTCGGCCACGGCAACGGTCTGGGCGCCTCCTCGTTGCAGGTGGGCCTTGCGGCGGCGACCGACGACGCGATGCTGTCGACGGTCCGCGAGGCGCTGCGCCACAGCCGGCTGGGCACCTTCATGCTGCCGGGCTGGGGCACCTCCGACGACCTGCGACGGGCGATCGCCCACGGGGTCGACGTCTTCCGCGTCGGAGTGCACGCCACCGAGGCGTCCCTCGCCGAACACCATCTGGGCTTCCTGCGGGACGCGGGCGCCGAAGCCCACTGCGTCCTGATGATGAGCCATATGGCCTCGCCGGACGAGCTGGCCGAACAGGCCGCACGGGCCGTGGGCTACGGGGCGCAGGCCGTGGGGATCATGGACTCCGCGGGGCACTTCCTCCCTCCGGACGTCACCGCGCGGATCGGGGCGATCGTCGAGGCGGTCGGCACCGTGCCGGTGATCTTCCACGGACACAACAACCTCGGTATGGCCGTCGCCAACTCGGTGGCCGCCGCCGACGCGGGCGCCCTGATCATCGACGGCTGCGCCCGCGGCTTCGGGGCCGGGGCGGGCAACACCCAACTCGAAGTGCTGGTACCGGTGCTGGAGCGGAGCGGGTTCGCCACGGGCATCGACCTGTACGCACTCCTGGACGCCGCCGACCTCGCCGAGCGCGAACTCATGCCCGCACCACCCGTGACCGCCTCGATGAGCATCGTCAGCGGCCTGGCGGGAGTGTTCTCCGGCTTCAAGCACCGGGTCGTCGAACTCTCCGCAGCCGCGGGTGTGGACCCGCGCGAAGTCTTCTTCGAACTCGGCCGGCGGCAGGCCATCGCCGGCCAGGAGGACCTGATCGTGGACGTGGTCGCGGAGTTGAGCGGCCGCGGGACCGACGGCTGACACGGTAAGAGACCCGGCGAAGAGAGGAGGACCGGCGACATGGCGGTTCCGGAAGCTGTGCCCGAGTCGGACGGGACGGCGGGTGTCGAGGTCACCCGTATGTCGTTCGACGCATTCCTGGCCCTGGGCCCTCGGGGGCTGTACAAGGCCGACCGTCCCGTGGTGATCGAGCTGCCGGCCGACGTGCAGGGGCTCGGACGGGACGAAGTGGCCGCGCGCCTGGCCGAGATGACCGTCACCCTGTTCACCGAGCCGGGCGACAAGAACCACCCGGGGCGCTGGGAGACACGCGACATCAAGCTCCGCGAGTTCTTCGCGGACGAGCAGCACCTGACCAGCACGGACACCTGGCACCGGGTGGTGTCGAACATCCGCAGCAGCCCCGCCGACGTGAACGCCGTCATCGGCTTCGACGCCGAGGAGTTCTTCGGCTACGGCGACAGCCTGTACGCGGCCAACCTGTGGATCAGCCACCGCGGTGTGTTCACCAAGAACCACTTCGACGAGTTCGAGAACTTCAACATCGCGCTGGAGGGCCGCAAACGGTTCATCATCGCCCCACCCGGCGTTCGGGCCTACTACCCGAGGTCGGTACTGCGCGGGTTCGGCGACAAGTCCAACGTGGTCGACCTCGACGACGTCGACCTGGCGCGCTACCCGAGGCTCGCGGCCAAGCTCGCCCAGCGCCGCGACTTCGTCCTCGAACCGGGCCACATGCTCTACCTGCCGCTCGGCTGGTGGCACCAGGCCGAGTCGCTGGACGAGATGAACATCAACGTCAACTTCTGGCTCAAGTCCAAGAAGATCCTCCACCGGCCGCACGTGCTCGGCGTCGCCCTGTACACGTACGCCTACCGGAGGCTCAAGGGCGTCTACAGCTACAAGCCCACCGAGGGGAACTCCCGATGAGCGAGCGCAGGACCATCACCCCCACCCACCGGTACCGCAACAACGACAAACTCATCGGGATCGGCAACACCTTCTGGAGCAAGTCCTACGAGAACGGGGTCGCGGGCATCGTCGGCGACCTGGAGGACGGCGTGTTCCACACGCCCGACGGGCATGAATTCGTCAACTTCACCGTCTGCTCCTACCTGGACCTGGACACCCACCCCAAGGTCATCGACGGTGCGGTCGCCTCGCTGCGCCGCTTCGGGGTGCTCGACCACTGCATACCGCGCACCCGCGTCCAGACACCGGTACTGCTGGAGCTGGAGGAGTCGCTGGGCGAGCTGTTCGGCGCGATGGTCATCAGCGCGATCTCCACCGCGGCGGCCAGCACCGGTCTGCTTCCGATGATCGCGTCGGGGCACCTCGGCAACGGCACCAGACCGCTGATGGTCTTCGACAGGAACGCCCATGTCTCGCTCGGCAACGCCAAACCGAGCTGCGCCGACGAGAGCGAGGTCGTGACCTGCGGCCACCACGACCTCGACTTCCTCGCGGACATGTGCCGCACCTATGAACGCGTCTGCTACGTGGTGGACGGCTCGGACAGCCTCGGCGGCTACGCGCCCGTCGAGGAGCTGGCCGAACTCCAGGAGAAGTACAACCTCCTGGTCTTCTACGACGACTCGCACTCACTGTCCGCGTACGGCGAGCGCGGCATCGGCTACGTACGCACCCACTCCCCGGTGCTCGACGAGCGGACCATCACCGTGGCGACCCTGACCAAGGGGTTCGGGGCCGGAGGCACGGCGATCCTGCTCGACGGCTACCCCGAGGAGACCCGCCGGCTCATCGAACGGTTCGCGGGGCCGCTGGGCTACTCGCAGAAGATGAACGCCGCCGCGGTCGGTGCGGCACTCGCCTCGGCCGAGATCCACCGCACCGGGGAACTCACCCGGTTGCAGGCGCGCCTGCGGTCCAACATCGCGCTGTTCGACTCCCTCGTCCAGACCGAGCAGGCCGAGGCCACCTACCCGATCCGGGTGGTGCCGATGAGCGACGACACGGTCGTCGAGGCGGCCAAACAGGTCTTCGCGGCCGGGTTCTACACCTCACCGGTCTTCTTCCCGATCGTCGCACGCGGTACCGCCGGACTGCGGGTGATGCTGCGGGCCGGCCAGAGCACGGATCAGATCAAGCGGCTCTGCACCGCGTTGGTCGAGGCCGGGGCCCGCCCGGCGGGCACGATCCCCGGGGCGGTGAACCGGTGACCGGGGCGCCGAGGGCGATCCCGCGCAGCATCCTCTACACGCCGGCCCTCTCGCCGGACAAGGTGGTGAAGGCCTGGTCGTACGACGCGGACGTCCACCTGATCGACCTGGAGGACTCCGTACCGCCCGCCGACAAGCGGGCCGCCCG
The nucleotide sequence above comes from Streptomyces sp. NBC_01116. Encoded proteins:
- a CDS encoding MFS transporter → MTSSTTDRADAQRPVLGRDFSRLWWSAAVSSLGDGATIAAAPLLATRLTDDPRLIGAASVAFTAPFLLFGIPAGLLVDRVDIRAMMVRVDVGRAVLLAVLTAGILGGWGGLPLLYVCMFLLGVGEVLCRNAAQVLVPFITPQAGLSTANARIMAAQEAGTGFIGPLVGALMFGVATALPFGVDAATFLCSAVLISRIRRTRPVKRGPDGSGVLSEMLAGARWLFSHHLLRSLALVSCLINLAGSAMLAVLVVHSGKELGLGPFGYGVLLACQAVGAVLASRFAPALTERLGREGALVATAVLITTSETVLAAVPSVYAAGVALAIFACGTVTWNVVVVVLRQTLVPQHLLGRANSVYRLVAWGGLPVGAAAGGVVAAAVGTRAVFGAGAVVMAVVAMGLLVGARRRWITRAEPAPGTAQTQTQTQTEAETQTD
- a CDS encoding acetaldehyde dehydrogenase (acetylating) encodes the protein MSLVAGRRNARPGVVGTVTVAVIGTGAIGRDLVGKIDRSPTLDCRLVAGRNPDSAGLRYAASLGCATTAAGIEAVLAAASPFDVVFDATSAASHRDHWPLLEPLGTLVIDLTPSKVGQMVAPTVTGVAAESARNVNLISCGGQAAVPVAHALAARFPVTYLEVVSTVASDVAGRATRLNLDEYVTATGHAVTTFSGVSDVKVILNISPAVPPATFRTVIHARVPDADPTAVRAVVDRAAEQVRSFAPGYEVVACTAAGDLVTIVLKVTAHSDVLPPYAGNLDIINAAAVLVAEQYAARPDRVSRTGVTS
- the dmpG gene encoding 4-hydroxy-2-oxovalerate aldolase, which translates into the protein MKRVVIHDPTLRDGQHAVRHQLGLTALRRYAEAADAARIPVVEVGHGNGLGASSLQVGLAAATDDAMLSTVREALRHSRLGTFMLPGWGTSDDLRRAIAHGVDVFRVGVHATEASLAEHHLGFLRDAGAEAHCVLMMSHMASPDELAEQAARAVGYGAQAVGIMDSAGHFLPPDVTARIGAIVEAVGTVPVIFHGHNNLGMAVANSVAAADAGALIIDGCARGFGAGAGNTQLEVLVPVLERSGFATGIDLYALLDAADLAERELMPAPPVTASMSIVSGLAGVFSGFKHRVVELSAAAGVDPREVFFELGRRQAIAGQEDLIVDVVAELSGRGTDG
- a CDS encoding cupin-like domain-containing protein, whose amino-acid sequence is MAVPEAVPESDGTAGVEVTRMSFDAFLALGPRGLYKADRPVVIELPADVQGLGRDEVAARLAEMTVTLFTEPGDKNHPGRWETRDIKLREFFADEQHLTSTDTWHRVVSNIRSSPADVNAVIGFDAEEFFGYGDSLYAANLWISHRGVFTKNHFDEFENFNIALEGRKRFIIAPPGVRAYYPRSVLRGFGDKSNVVDLDDVDLARYPRLAAKLAQRRDFVLEPGHMLYLPLGWWHQAESLDEMNINVNFWLKSKKILHRPHVLGVALYTYAYRRLKGVYSYKPTEGNSR
- a CDS encoding aminotransferase class I/II-fold pyridoxal phosphate-dependent enzyme yields the protein MSERRTITPTHRYRNNDKLIGIGNTFWSKSYENGVAGIVGDLEDGVFHTPDGHEFVNFTVCSYLDLDTHPKVIDGAVASLRRFGVLDHCIPRTRVQTPVLLELEESLGELFGAMVISAISTAAASTGLLPMIASGHLGNGTRPLMVFDRNAHVSLGNAKPSCADESEVVTCGHHDLDFLADMCRTYERVCYVVDGSDSLGGYAPVEELAELQEKYNLLVFYDDSHSLSAYGERGIGYVRTHSPVLDERTITVATLTKGFGAGGTAILLDGYPEETRRLIERFAGPLGYSQKMNAAAVGAALASAEIHRTGELTRLQARLRSNIALFDSLVQTEQAEATYPIRVVPMSDDTVVEAAKQVFAAGFYTSPVFFPIVARGTAGLRVMLRAGQSTDQIKRLCTALVEAGARPAGTIPGAVNR